From the genome of Branchiostoma lanceolatum isolate klBraLanc5 chromosome 11, klBraLanc5.hap2, whole genome shotgun sequence:
ttctcaccaaaTAACGACATCGTAtgtttgctcctttaatgtcgatatgtaatggtatagtgttattgaaacttactatgtgtaagaatgactagaaattggagtttcttatttaagtttcaagcctcataaaatgctctggatgcctttagcATTAATCTTCACTAGTACTTTAGTCTTGCAATCATTTCTTTTTTCTGAAATCCTGTTTTCATATTTGTCTCTTTCTTAGAGTGTTCAGGAAAGTATGGCCCTGACTGTGGGACCCCCTGTGGATATTGTTACCAGGGTCAGGCCTGTGACAGGTTTGACGGAACATGTCCGACTGGAGGACCCTTCGTATGTGCCGCCGGGTATCATGGAGACAATTGTCATCAAGGTAATTGCTACTTTAATATCTTTTCGAGCTATGCTTCACTGCAGCCTAAACGTCTTACACGATGACttattttttgtatatttccATGTTTCTATCTTTACAGAGTGTTCTGGTACGTACGGCGTTGACTGTGGGACCGCCTGTGGACACTGTTACGGGAGTCCGACCTGTGACAGGTTCGTTGGAACATGTCCGACTGGAGGGACTCACGTTTGTGCGGCCGGGTATCAGGGCGCCAACTGTGATCAAGGTATATTTCTGGgttttattcaattatttgaTATAACTAAACTTCCATGCGGCTTAAGTCCAAGTTATCATGGCTACTCAAAACTAAACTTTCTTCTGCTCTCTTTCTCAGAGTGTTCTAGTAGGTATGGTCCCGACTGTGGGACCCCCTGTGGACATTGTTACCAAGGTCAACCCTGTGACAAGTTAGACGGAACATGTCCGACTGGAGATGACCACGTCTGTGAGGCGGGATACCATGGTGATAACTGTCATCAAGGTATTCTTTTTTGGCTGAAAAGAACTAATTTTAGAACTTGTTGTATTATTTCACGTAAAGTGACATATTCTTCACAATCCATCTATTAACCATGTCGATACTTTATTTCATCAAATGGATGATTCCAGACTTGAAAGGAAATATTGACGACTGTTTCAGAGTGTCCAGACGGGCTGTACGGAGCTGACTGCACCCAAACCTGCCACTGTGCAAACGGACCAGCTGCCTGTAACAAGACGACTGGAGCCTGTGCTGGGGGGTGTCTCGACTTCTGGACTGGGGACTCGTGTCATATCCGCACAGGTAATGCAATTACCATTATGGTACATGCTTCTTATGGTACATGCTATAAGGTACATATGGGCGTGGTTGCAAAAACGTTTGTGGTACATTATTACATTTTACAATCACAAATCATGCTACTAATGTTTAACCTATTTCTTGCAAATTATTTCTGGTTTAGAATGTTGCATTGTTTCTGCTTTAGCTACTGTGTCGTACGAGGAACTTTTCACGAAGGAGGAAGGTCGTTTCTTTGGTGATCGTCCTGAACACATAACAGCGTACAGCAACATAGACGCAGAAGAGTGTGCCCGCCGCTGTCTGCAAGGTTACGGCAGTTACGACGGCATCAACCCGCCATGTCTGTCCTTCAACCATCGCCCCGCGGGATCGTCAGAGGGCGGCAGTGCACGGTGTTGGCTCCGCAGTAGTGACAAGGACACGGCGGCGTCTCCTGGCTCAGAGTGGGACACTCGGCCTCACCGAAATTACTACCAGAGAAAACGTATGTGcactatacatgtaatactatacGTCTCCTGGTCCTGAGTGGGACAGATGGTCTCACCGAAATTACTACCAACGGAAACGTACGTTCACTATACTTCTGTTTGACAGTGGTGCTGATGACAGTGGTGCTGATGTAATATTCTATGATTTTGGTCTTTTACAGAATAACATAGCCTGTCTCTCTATCCTTTCTACCGTTTTGTGTGATTTGAGATGATACAGCAATGTTGCCTTacttatttgtttttatatcttatatTGTTCCTATATAATAATCTGTAAATTGTGTAGAATCTGTACTGTTTACGTCTTGCAAAACTGATGAACGCCTATTAGTACGTACACTTTATACTTGTATTTGTGTAAAGTCCTGAAGAGATATTTATCACTCAATATTGTAGTTATTTTCAGAATGAGTATTGTCATTCGCATTGTCCTTTGTTTCTAGACATCCTGGCGCCCCAAGACTGTGCTGACGTGTTCGCCCTTGGAATTCAGTACAGTCATGTTTACATTATTGGCCATCCCCAACCATTCCAAGcctactgtgacatggacactGATGGCGGTGGGTGGACGGTCATACAGCGGCGGCAGGACGGGTCGGTGCCGTTTGACAGGACTTGGACTGAGTACGAGCAGGGGTTCGGCAATGTTATTGGGGAATACTGGCTGGGATTGGGGAACATACACAGTCTgacaacacagaaacaaaacgAACTGTACGTGTACTTGGAAGACTGGGAAATGAACAGCCGGTTTGCGCGATACAGCACGTTTTCTGTAGGAGATGCCGGCAGCAAGTACACGGCAACGATCGACGGGTACAGCGGGGATGCAACTGATGATTTGGACCAGTCTACACATCACAGCATCAACAACAGACATTTTTCTACAACAGACCAAGATAACGACCCTCGTAACGATAACTGTGCAAGTAAATACGGACAGGGAGGATGGTGGTACACGGGGAGTTGTGGCTTGGCCCTCTTGAACGGACAGTATCTGACCGGCTGCTCAGTACCTGCTCCGGGTACTAGTACCTGCTCCAGCGCAGATGGAATCGTCTGGTACACTTGGAGGGGATACAGATATTCTTTGAAGAAAACAGACATGATGATCAGGCCCGACAATTTTCCAGGTATGGTTAAAATCTTAATTTGGGGCTTCATAAGTCTCTTTGAAGTTATAGATCCTTTGGGATGTCTCCTCGGTTTTTTGTCTTGCTTGCTTCCATACcttttaagtgcctttttctGCCTTCAACATTGTTTTGTCGTCAAATTAAGGTACCTGATGGTACGTTcacgcaaaaaaaaaaagtcatacaTATCATTGATTGAGGTCAAACGAGAACGGAAATTTATAAAATCATTCTACTACCTTTCCACAGCTTCATCATTCAGACCATGCCAGAATGGCGGAAACCTGACCTCAGGACCGGAAGATTCCGGACTTTATATCTGCGCATGTGCAGATGGATCGTATGGTGCCTTCTGTGATCAGGGTACGTCATCGAGTTACTGTAGTATTCGATATCACAGCCCATTAGATACATCGTATAAAAATGGATACCTGTATAAAAATGGATAAGATATATTTAATTGTTCACAAATAGTGATTGTCTAATTTTCCAGAGCCTTGGCCCATGAAAAGAAACGCTACAAAAAGTAATATGGCTTTAACTTAACTACTCACTTGTCTTCATTCACAGAGTGCGGACACTGCTACCTGGGTCGTCAGACCTGTGACAAGTTCGACGGAGCATGTCCGACTAATGGTCCTCACGTGTGTGCGGCCGGGTACAATGGCACCAGGTGCGATCAAAGTAGGTTTCTAGGCTCTTCTTCCCACCTACTGTGGTTTAGTACTGAGGAGAGAAACAAACCAAAAGACTCATATGCATGATTAATACATATTGATTGGATGAATATTGTGATCTACAATTCAATACTGAACATATTCAATTGAGGATGGATATTACGGCAAAGACTGCCGGGAAATGTGTGGAAACTGTGTGTCAGAGACAGTCTGTGATAAAACCAACGGTAGCTGTCCAGGATGTGAGGACCCTTGGGTTGGAGACATCTGTAAAAAAAGTATGTTGCATTGctaaatgatatatatatctataagtGTACGCGCACGGCTGTTCATTCAAGACTGCACAGCCAGTATAGCagaaatatatatttcaattatttgatattcataagaaaaatataacgttatcagTGCACCGAATATTGTCGGTGAAAGGTATCGCATCATTAGCaagatatatataatattatgcTTCTACTAAATATAGACAtgtgacatttacttacattTTATTCCAGTACCTGCAACAATATCAGGCGATCCAGAAGAAATCACTGTAGTTGTTGGGAATGAAGTAACGTTCCGCTGTACTGGTCGCGGTGTTCCCGCCCCTACCGTCGTCTGGCATCAcaatggtgacgtcatcacccccgGAGACGGGATCAGTATAAACGTTACAGATAGAGGTCTGGAGGGAGAACAGCACGTGGTCCACAGCACCTTAAACATAACGTCAGCACGTCGACAGGATAACGGGCAGTATGTCTGTATCTCTTCCAACGTGGCGGGGAGTGACACGTCACAAGAAGCTACCCTTGTGGTGCAAGGTAAGGAAATCTTGAACAGTTCAAGGATGAATCTTTGCAGCTAGCGCTGTGATGACAGCGTTCAAAATCTCTCTCTTTATAAGCATATACACTCATGTATCTTAAGCTTTCCTTTGTACGTAGCTGCTCTATCTATTAACAACTTCGTATACATGTTCCCATTTCTATCTGCAGAGCGCCCTGATGAAGTAACAGTGAACGTCACCGCAGTGAACTCAACAGCCCTCCACGTCACGTGGGCAGTAGGCGTAACCGGTAACCTCGACATCATCGACTCCCAGGTTCGCTACAAACGGAGCGACACGGCGGACTGGGGAGACTGGGAGTCAGCTGGAGCTTCTGGTGTGAACGGCGATGTCTACATCTACGGCTCACGACCGGCCGTTGAGTACAATGTCCAAGTACGGGTGAACAACTCGCTGGGATGGAGCGATCCTGGCAATGGGAATGGAACCACAGCCGAAGCGCGTAAGATATTCTATCATGTTTCGTCGGCTCTTTATGGGCCTGCTGTTGCTCTTCATACTTTTTCGCCCAATGTAATTTTTAAAGGCTGTCTTCCTTCTTTTCGGGCTCTCAGTAAACATGTAACTCATGATCATCAGATTATCTCCTATGCTTCTTTTACAGCTCCGGGTCCTCCTGGCAACTTGCAGGCCGCACCAAGCTCCCACAGCTCTGTCCAGCTGACCTGGGAACCTCCGATAGAACCCAACGGTGAGATCATCAGCTACATAGTTCAATACGGAGCGTCGGAGTTATGCAATGAGACTGAGTTGCCTCAAGAGGTTGTAACTACGGACGGCGGTACCACTACCGTGATAGAAGACCTGGACCCGTACACAAACTACACATTCCGGGTGCGCGGGGTGACAAGCGCAGGAGAAGGAGACTTCAGCAACTGTACCAGCACAAGGACACTCGAATATTGTGAGTAGtagtcacaacaaaacatgacagATATAAACGCATGTGATAGCATGTTATAGTGAATGTAACGATATGCTTGTGACTGACTTGCCTAGGACTGCCGATGGTTGCTAATGTCGTCAACATTAGATAGCTCCGGACCACCACTCCCCCTCACACCTATCAGAAAACCAAGCCTTATATTAGTACAATAGAAGCAAGATAAGGATTACAATCTACTGACACATTCTTATTTTACAATATCTCGTAGACCCAACAGCCCCAGTCATCCAGACGTTTGCAGATCAGCACGACTGTAACTGCCGGACGCCAAACATCCCTCGGCCGGTCCAGCTGCATGTAGCCTGGCGGCGCCCTGACCACATCCACGGTCAGCTGCAGGCGTACCGAGTCAGTCTGTACAACAGTACCGGTGGGGAACCGTTCTACCAGGAGAACATGACGTCAGGACTGCAGCAGGAGAACCTGACAGctgtggtgacgtcatcacacCTGCAGCCCGCTCACAACTACTCTGTCACTGTGAGCTAAAACTGAGATCACACTATCCTCTTGCTTCCAACTCCCAACTTACAAATATTTGACCAATATAAAACTGATGAGAAAGTTTCCAAACGATTTATCCACCAATGGCATGTTCTCAACATAGATTTTATTGAATGGAACTGTGCAATGCGAAATGTACTTCTTATCAGTTATTTACATTGTGCGTTTATATGTTTATATCTGACAGGTATCAGCCATCAACACCTTCTACCAAGGGAATGAGAGCCATCCATACGTGGCCCGCACTAGTGACGGATGTACGTATGATTTTGTTTATTATAAAAGcatgcaaaatcaaaattaatcatttatgatttcaTGATTTATGAATGATTCAGGATTTCACTTGTAAAAGTGCACATAACCTGTATCGAAAACTTCAATCTTTATTAACTATTCAATTTGTTTCATGCTTTTCActcacacctaccaaatattataATGATCCATACACAGCCTCtaaagttatgctgtccacatgtacacacaagacACCTCAAACATATTCCTTGTTGACTAAGCTAATTGTTTCTCTTATTCCTTAGGTCCAGATGCTGCAGATGTgacaaaaagtacaaacagtGAATGTGGAGTGACCTGGACAGCTCCTACAGAAACCAGAGGGAGGCTGACAGGGTATATGGTAAGTACACATTGATTACGAATACAAGATAACAAGAGCTAAGTTCTCTTCTTTTATATAATTAGGTGTTTGAGGACTGGCGTGTATTTTTAATGCATGATTCATTCCGCACAGGTGACTTATGTAGACACACCACGTCATAATCCGGACGAGTCTGATCCAGGCGTCAGCTATGATACGTTGGGTTTGAATGAACAGCGGTGGTCCAAGTCACTGGATGACCTCCCCGCCAACTCAATGGTCCGAGTCACAGTTCGTGCAAAAACCTGTGCCGAGGGGGACAAGGGGGAAGAGTTCACTTGTGACGTGTCAAGAGTTGGTGAGAAATAGTCCTACTACGAACACACATCAACATAATATTTCAGTCCGATGTATTCGAGAAACCTCGTCGCTTGTGAGGCGATTGTAGTAAACAAAGGGTTAACTTAATAACCTCACCTGTATTTTGTCAATCACACATCTGCTAGTGATAATTGTAACCCATGGAAATGCCGAAGTTTTTCCTTTGAAGTCACGTTTTTATTTACAAATATAGAGCCACCGCCGATTCCTGTACTTCCAACCGGTACACCTCAAAACGCTTCGGCAACATCTTTTCCCATGGTCCTTCCGAAAGTCAGCGAGAGGAATGGTCCCATACGGTACGTTCAACATCGTTTTGTTATGATGAGGAACAGTTGACATTGTCTTCAAGTTGATAATTTTTTGCATTTATTCCAAATTATTGGCGGAGGCATATTGCATATTTTTGTACtcgtattttattttattttattcgcatatgttttcagagtattaggcaggaagcTTAATTAagcttatttgaagccttctactcaaaacatacaaaaagagacataataacatacataaatacagaatggataaaaggaaaatgacaatagacaatacaagttggtatctatcaataaatgaatctgcctgtacaatggatgtaagtatgaactatatcgagtatattacagttttgtaagtatgagagtgacgtAGAACCGCGTAACAGAAGAGAGCACAATGAACTGTCGTTAAGTAgttgaaggtcagttatgttggaaagggaTGATAACATAGTACTTCTTTGGGTAGTATAAAGTTTACAGCGTAGGAGGTAATGTTCGGTTGTTTCACAATAatgaccacatttacatgtgGGACAATCTATACAACggtgtagaaataggtggtggtttaactgactgaaatttaaacggAGCCTTGTGAGATGAACTGCAGAATGTCTttggccgtgagagaagtgagggtGTTTAATCGGTCTGTTAAAATTGTACTCGTATGCTTCAGCTGTTGCCAAATCATCGTCATCCCAATGAATGAGGACGAGAGCCTTGCTGACCTGAGTACAAGAGTTGGAGAACCTGACGTCATGCTTACCGAGGACGCTTCTGAGGACGGGAAAACTCAACCTTACGTGGCATTATCACTTTCATCGTAGGCTTATCCTTATATTGCCTATTGTTTACAACCAGATAACAACCAGCTGACCTAAGGATCTTGCTGTAGCTTTCTCTGAAGCATGGTGGTTACATGAATGCTTTCAATACATTGATGgcaaaaaattattttacacTTTCTTTTTACTTTGCGTCAACCAGAGAGCAGTACAAAAGCACTGATGTAGTCCAGATCGGTGAAGGGGGACCCTGTGGTCACCAGTGGTGCTGTGAGCGGAGTGAACTTGCCGATCCCAGACTCGCAAAGACTTCAGGAAACAAGGAGCTCCGGTCAGGGGAGACGTACACAGCCGCAGTAAGATGTTACGTGGACTCTGGTGCCAGGAGACGCAAACGGGCAACAGAAAAGGTATTCGTGACGACTTTCATGGAGACGAGTTTAACTGGACCGCTAGTTGATCTGGACCGCTAGTTGATCTGGACCGCTAGTTTATTCAACtgaagctaagaaggctggttTGTTTACAGATGTTCTCACACGCATTTATCTAGTATTTATACATCCCTTACTTGAATATGCCAGCCCGGTTTGGGGAGGCCTGCCCAAACACCTATCACATCTGCCCGAAAGTGTGCAAAAACGATTTTGTAACAAGATTATAGGTATTCCGGAGAATCTCTGCCTTCTCTGTCTTGAAGGCGGGACCAGGCCACCTTGCGCACACTGACAAGCATCTTTGAGGATCCTCACAACCCTCTGCTCGAATTTGTGTCCAAATCGTCACAGATCAACTATAATCTGCGCCGGGCCCGTGAACTGGTCCCCCCCTCACTAAGCAAAACTAAGCGACATGAACTATCTTTCATGCCGCGTGCTCTGAAGTTGTTGTCCAAGAACCATCACTAGATGTTGCGAGCTTTTGTACTTTCATGGTTTTTGATCGGTTCCCAGCAAATTGTGATGTAGTCCATGAACGTCCATATTTTAAATTGTATAGGTTATAATGAGGATATAACTTATATTGATTGCTGTAGTTGTTTTTTAACTCGAATGTTTCCTCTGTATCCTTAGAGCGAGTTTACTGTAAGTTTCAACAGATTTCATGTGActttgtacatttgttacatttaCATGCAGGTTGTTATCAATTAAGCTGAAACTGAAACTGATCCTTTGATTCTTAACATTGTTCTATCTATTCTTACTTTAATCAATTTCATTGTATATAGTTGTGTTAGAATCATAACGATAATATTGCCATACAAAAGATAGAATAAGTTGGATGGAGATAAAGTGACATTACGCAAACTGTTATGCTTTATGAAAGGTTTCCTTTTGCAGTTATTCACTACAAGCGGATACATGGATCCTGTGATCACTGTGTTCAAAGAAGCAGGTATTGTTTTGTCATTAAAGAACTCGAAAATATTAATACTGTTTTATTATGAAAGACAACTTGTCATCTGATAGTGCTTTAATTTCAAATTGGAGAGACAACAACTCATTCGGGCGTCCTAGAATAGCATTTGTTTACAGAactatgaaatttgtttacaACTATGCCCAGTGCGGGACGTGGTCACCCCCATTGCTGCAGGAGCGGCTGTAGGTGTCCTTCTGGTCAGTCTAGTCGCGGTGGGTTTCTACGTTTACAGGTAAGGTAAATCAATATATTTTTAGCCACTATGATACCAGTATCTATTGAAATGacaatatcattatcaatttAGCACATATAGTAATGGAATGCGCACATGATATCAATGTTACTATCATATAACTCACGGTAAATTGTGTATTATTTTGTAACTGATAATAGATTGTTACTCTCTTCTTGTGAATCGAAGAACGGTACGAGGTTTGCACCATATGTACTGTGCAGTAGCATGACATGAAGTTGattttaatgttaatgttaatgttaatgttaaatGTTAATGTTAGAAAACGTTATGAGATCTAGTTACTTGATCTAAAAAGATGTCTTCATCAGGAGGCGAGCAGCTGGAAAGAAGGATGCTCCTGCAGACGTTAGTCTGGCAGACTTGAGCCGTTTGCGTCATAAGGATGAAGACGAAAATGAGGAGGAACCGCAGGGTGCGGTCGGTCCTGGTGTGGATCACGTGGAGGAGGTCATCGTCAAACCGACGAAACGGAGATCTGGTCAGTCATCACTCATACTCTTGCGGTTACATTAACCCACCATTTCAGTACAGTAGACAGTAAAGCCCATTCCAAGTCACTGATAGGGTTGTTATTGCCATCGTTAACAAATgcttttaattctttgtaacgATCTGTCCAAGGGATTACTTCTGAACGTCACGTCAGCTTTCCAAATATTTCCCGATTTCGTATAACATGCATTAgaaatattcttgacattttcatGTTAAATTCGTTTACAATTCAAAACTTTTGTGACTTATCTATTcttttattccatatcattcCAACTCATTACAATTATTATCTAAAAACCactgtggtgacttggaatgaaATAATGCCTTTCACTCTCACAATCATGTCATGATTTATTGTTTGAATAGGCAAGAAGCCAAAGTCACCCAACTTCCAAGAGCCGGTACCCCTCCCGGACCTGGAGGCTGAGTTTGACAAGAGAAACGCCAATGATAACCAAAAATTCGCAGAGGAGTACTCGGTAAGGGGATGACTGTGaactttttgtgtcttttttttggtTTTGGAACAATTTGTGTCAAACCGCTACAGCAACATTGAAACTAGCTGAtccgttatgttatgttatgttatgttttgttatgttattttatgttatttCCTGGTCCTGTCCCTTTAAGAGCCCTCCTGATGGTTCAAAGATAGTTCAGTTGACACAGGTGTCTCCACGGGTCCCTGTCGAGCATAACAGAACTGAGTTCTTCATCTTCAAGACCAACATCCTCTTCTATTACGTTCTTTAGTGTTaaagtttttactttgaaaatacctgcttttttctttctttgtaggCTCTTCCCGGCACACTGGGGAAAGAACGCGCAGAAGCGTACTACAGCGACTGCAATACAACCAAGAATAGGTTCAAGAACATCGTCACCTGTGAGTTTGCTTCTTTCATTCAGACCATTTGCCTTTAACAGCTCGAGTCTTCGTTCCAAACCAAGCCAAACCAAACAATgaaattaatattctttttttgATTACACCTTTCTCTTTCTAATGATTTCTTTACAGTATCAGAACATGGACAATCGAAATCAAAGAATGCATGCTATATGCCCTGGGCATTCCTATTGTCTGCCATGGGAGGTGTTTTTGtctgttgaaataaaaaaaatacactacTGCTTTTGCTTACTAGTATTCTTTATATTTACATCCATTCTGCAGATGACAGCGGACGTGTCAAGCTCAATCCCATCCCTGGTGTAGCTGGGTCAGACTACATCAGCGCCTCTTACATGGATGTAAGTTTTCTGACGACTTTGTAATACTTTCTCTAATCGCTGATTCTCAAGTACGCTTATGCTTGTGTTTTTAAGATCAGATATTTGAAATAGGAATGTGGGAACATTTGTTACAATTTTATACGTGATCTACTCTTTTTTTATATTAACAGGGTTACAAAGCTCCACGGAAGTACATCGCGGCGCAAGGTTAGTGCTGACTTCTTATCATGTTGTCGATATCGAAGAACAATaaatctgtgaatagtttcaagtTCTTAAACCactggatttaaaaaaatctttgtacGCAACCAAGCCGACATTTTGGTGACCGTTTGTCACCTTCCCCGGGGTaatacgtttgggaccgcattgtagaTACCACACTAACTAcctatgtatatgtgtaaataaTTTACATTTAGGACctcatctgttagcagcgacacctagctgcagtgccagtagaaccagtcagtattgccagGTGTAAGACTAAGACGATTACTGAAACGTTGATGTGATTAAGAcatttgatacaaaatacaaagcTATATTGATCTCTCAATGTAGTTtactatgtatttttgtttctttgaacaTATTCCTTGCTCCACGTGTTAAATGTCACGTTATAAACCATAATGTTCTTGCATGTCAACTACAGGTCCCTTGCCAAACACAGTGGACGACTTCTGGAGGATGATTTGGGACACCAAGGCTAAGAATATCGTCATGGTTACCAATCTGAAGGAGAACAACAAAGTAAATTCTCGCAAATATTGAACGTGTAAAGATATTGAATGTTTGTATCAAACATTCGTTAGGATATGTTATTTTTCATCTTATATAATGCAGGTCTAGATATTCTAAATCAAAGCTGATTTGTAATTTTAAACTGAAAAAGATtgaccaaattttcgactgaccaATTCAAGTCTTTGTCGAGGAATTAGCACTCCACTCCTTTTTAGACACGTAGTTACTGGCCTtggcacgtaggcaggtaggcaggcttctgtgatgtcacgttaTGTAGATAGGGCCCTTGACTTCGTGAACATgtgatcataagttgcagagaGTCTATGGCACCCCCCGTCTCCCTTAAAGCCTGTTAATGTTGTTAGTTGTTCTTTGCGTTCATGTCCTCCACAGCAAAAGTGTACCCAGTACTGGCCTGACAGTGGGAAGAAGATCTATGGAGACATTGACGTCACCTTGGCTGACACCATCCCGATGGTTGATCACGTGACACGGATCTTTCTTGTTGGGAAGGTAACCTATACCTTTATCAAAATTACACCAATCTGGTCTTATACTTATAGTAACACCACTCGCAACATAACGCGTGCTTGGATCTAAGTATCTATGTCTAAATCACTGTGCATCTCATAATGTATCAAGTCACAGTCTTCTGTATCTACAATTTCTTAGACTATAGTTTTCTCATCAGGCATATATAACGGCCACCTTAGTAGCTTGTCCTTAACTATCATCAGCCACATGGTTGTGACCTAGAAAACTTGTATCACTTCGCCGTTTAACTCACATGGCACGAGAATAACAAATCACTGATCAGGAA
Proteins encoded in this window:
- the LOC136444200 gene encoding receptor-type tyrosine-protein phosphatase F-like isoform X4 produces the protein MDTDGGGWTVIQRRQDGSVPFDKTWTEYEQGFGNPSEECWLGLENIHSLTTQKQNELYVYLEDWEMNSRFARYSTFSVGDADSKYTATVTGYNSTSTAGNDLDPSRGSQKINNVKFSTKDQDNDINSAHCTALYGQGGWWNPQSCGLAMLNGQYLTGCSVPAPPSCSLADGIVWHSWKGYRYSLKTATMMIRPDNFPASSFKPCQNGGILTSGPADSGLYICACADGWHGAYCNQERLDDVTVNVATVNSTTLHVTWSAVVTGNLDIIDSQVRYKRSDTADWGDWESAGVSGVNGDVYINGLRPSFMYEVQVRVNNSLGWSDPGNGTGTAADAPPGPPGNLQAAPSSHSSVQLTWEPPIEPNGEIISYIVQYGASELCNETELPQEVVTTDGGTTTVIEDLDPYTNYTFRVRGVTSAGEGDFSNCTSTRTLEYYPTAPVIQTFADQHDCNCRTPNIPRPVQLHVAWRRPDHIHGQLQAYRVSLYNSTGGEPFYQENMTSGLQQENLTAVVTSSHLQPAHNYSVTVSAINTFYQGNESHPYVARTSDGCPDAADVTKSTNSECGVTWTAPTETRGRLTGYMVTYVDTPRHNPDESDPGVSYDTLGLNEQRWSKSLDDLPANSMVRVTVRAKTCAEGDKGEEFTCDVSRVEPPPIPVLPTGTPQNASATSFPMVLPKVSERNGPIRCCQIIVIPMNEDESLADLSTRVGEPDVMLTEDASEDGKTQPYVALSLSSEQYKSTDVVQIGEGGPCGHQWCCERSELADPRLAKTSGNKELRSGETYTAAVRCYVDSGARRRKRATEKLFTTSGYMDPVITVFKEAVRDVVTPIAAGAAVGVLLVSLVAVGFYVYRRRAAGKKDAPADVSLADLSRLRHKDEDENEEEPQGAVGPGVDHVEEVIVKPTKRRSGKKPKSPNFQEPVPLPDLEAEFDKRNANDNQKFAEEYSALPGTLGKERAEAYYSDCNTTKNRFKNIVTYDSGRVKLNPIPGVAGSDYISASYMDGYKAPRKYIAAQGPLPNTVDDFWRMIWDTKAKNIVMVTNLKENNKQKCTQYWPDSGKKIYGDIDVTLADTIPMVDHVTRIFLVGKEGIPAKREVTQFHFLGWPDFGLPRSPMGLLKFRRAVITKMAPRDMPIVVHCSAGVGRTGTFITIDAMLEMMQAEEKVDVFGFVSRMRQNRSTMVQTKAQYVFIYRALLEQYLYGDTEVEVANIHRHMHKLRTEQPGADKTGFDIEFGNLTRLPVDRANMRSGNLPENISKNRVLQILPYDTSRVFLQHKAGVKGSDYINASFIDGYRDKDVYIATQGPLDRTVEDFWRMVWEWNSCSIVMLTELKEKSRTKCTLYWPETGQKTFGEVVVSAQGVDAFGDYDLRTFTVTHAKDGKPRTVQQFHFHGWPEVGIPDNAAGMIDLIGQVQKQQQQSGNGPITVHCSSGSGRTGTFCAISTVLERVKAEGICDVFQVVKALRQQRPHMVQTLDQYQFCYQAVVEYLDSFDHYANFR